The following DNA comes from Heptranchias perlo isolate sHepPer1 chromosome 42, sHepPer1.hap1, whole genome shotgun sequence.
CTGAAGGATTCGGTAGACAACTGAAAGTTTATCAACTCTAGGAAAGGTGAATGATATATCCACTACGAGGAAACGTGATCATGAAGCAATCAAATTGGGATGTTTTGATACAACTCCGCCTCCTTCGAATGTTACAAAGATGCCTTTGAGAATGGACATGTTCAGAGAGTGTTTGGTATCTTCACTTCTCTTAGCTGGAAGATTTAATTATAataaagcccataggatccaatgGAAAGTGGGAAGTTGTATCCAAAATTGGCAGGATGCAAAGGTTAATGTTCGACtggtgtttttgtaactggaaggctgttctCAGTGGGATTCCACAGGATTCAGTACTGGGTCTCTGGCTtcatgtggtatatatcaatgatttagacttaaatgtaggggggcatgattaagaagtttgcagatgataccaaaaatgGCCGTGTTTTTGATAGTGAGGAAAATagatgcagactgcaggaagatatcaacagactggtcaggtgggcagaaaagtgacaaatggaattcaatcgggagaagtgtgaggtaatgcatttggggagggcaaatatggcaagggaatacacaataaatgggaggatactgagaagtgtagaagaacagagggaccacggagtgcatatccacagatccctgaaggtagcaggacaggcagataaggtggttaagaaggcatatgggatactttcctttattaggcgaggcatagaatataagaacagggaggtaatGCTAGGGTTGTTTCATTTggagcagaggggagatttaattgaagatcATAAAATTGTGAGGGGCCTAGAGGGACTggataggaaggatatatttcccTCAACAGAGTCGTCAATAAccaagggcatagatttaaagtaatttgtgAAGGATTACAGGGTAATTAAGGAGACAttgtttcatccagagggtggtgggggtctggaactcactgccagaaaTGATGTTAGAGGCTGTTTATCGCATTTGAAAAGTAGTTGGATGAACACTcgaagtgcagtaacctacagggctacggaccaagagctggaaagtgggatttggctggatAGCTCTTATACGGTCGGCGCAGACACGGTGGGCCgattgggctccttctgtgccgtcaatttcattgattctatgatttctatgatgaAGGGTTTGCAATTTGCTCTCGCCAGTGTTGCACTACCGACCAACAGCAAGATCAACCGGTGTCGAATATTCACTTTAACTGATTGGAAACCGGGCGTGAGAGCCCAGCCCACCTTTATCCATCCCGCTGGATTTTCGTATCTTTTAATTTCAATAAATGAATAAATTGACCACTGACGACGGCAAATTTGTTCGTTAAGATCCGGGCCTCCAATCCTCGATTGCAAGAAATAGTTCGGGTCAATCCCCCCCGTCAAGTTCATCCACATATTCCCAGTTGAAGTTGGCGAGGAATTGTTGAGAAGTACCATATAACCAGGAATTTAACACACTGATCAGTTTGGCAGGACCTGTTGTTTCTATCAATCGTATCTATGTATTTTCTAACTGCATTTGCGTTTACAACACAAACCTGAAATCAATTTTACAGTTCCGAGAATTCATAccgaaatttgaaaaaaaaacactgcagcAATTGGGGTAGAATTTTGGTTAATTTTAGCAAATTTAGAGAGCTTGCGTGTGAACAGAAAGTGGAAAATCAATGAGAAGAAAGGTTGTTTACCACAGCGTCAATCGATTTACTGAAAACAGCTCCTATCTCTGACGTCACAGATACAGATTGGGGCACGAACTGAAGCAGGCGAGGAAACCACACGACTGCAGATTGCAGCAAAATAACGAACAACGGTTACACGTCACCAACATTCACCTCGTACTGGCTGTAAAAATGCTAATTGTTTGTGAACATTGAGTCAGATGCGTTTGCAAGCGGGGCAGAGTACTCTTGTTACAGATTCCAATATATGATGTTCATAATTAACTGTACATTTGCTGTATGTGTGTTTGAGAGGAAGAGAGATACGCTCGTTCTGTTTTAAGTATTCTTTAGCAACTATTAGATATACCAAAGCAACACCTTCATTCACTGTCGGCCACGTACAGCACATGGCTAAGATCTGCCAGCAGCCCACCTCACCAACGAAGCTGAGTGAGTATGTATGCACTGTTTGTACAGATCGGTTGATACCGAATACTTGACCTCCCCGATAGTCTGATGATGATTAGCAATGGAATCCAATATGTGACTGGCAAGAATAATGCAGAATCGTGATTAGTTTTTGTTGTGAAATAGGTTCTTCATTCTGACAGTGAAGTCGGGAACAGGTTTCAGCTATGAGGAGTTGCGTATTTCTTTCTCTCATGACATTGACAGAAGGTAATTTTCTTCAAATTTTGCTAATTGCTACAAAAGGTGATTTAGCTCTTGTGGGGAGAGAATAGAACACTCCTTATAGAAATGATTTTCGGTTATTGATTTTAAAACAAGTGAAATTGGAATTTCATGACTGTTTGACGCGTTATTTATCGGTGTTTAACTACTATTCAAAAGTCTTTAAATATTGGGCATTCCAAATTATATTTAACGAGTATTTTAATTCATATTTAATGAGTAATTCAAAGGAGAATCAATGGGTGTTGAATGCATATCTAAGTCAATTTTAAGGAAATTCACTTTCATTTTAATGAATATGTATTCTGTTTCTGATGCGTACTATATATGTATATTATTGGTACATAAACGCCCTATGAAATAAGCGCTAATATGAGTATTTCAATAGCTCATTTGATTGATATTTAATTAGTATTTTACGTTATTAGGAAAAGGCTTTAAATGATATTTAAATTGCTACTTTGATGGGGGATTACTTGTGaatttataaataatttaataaatCTTTACGATATTTCAATTGACTTTGAATGAATACCTAAAGTGGGTCAAATGTTTATTTTTCTCTCAGTTGTTTGTAATATTCAATGGTCTGTGGTGATTCCAAAAAGAGTTTCGGCAGTGTTGGATTCGTGTGCACTGATCCCGTGTACGTTTGGTCAACCAGTCCATAACGCCAGGCCAaaggggaggtggataaagaCGGGCTCTGGTCATTGTAACCCCGGGGATTCAGTTGTCTACAGTTCGAGAGATCCACACGGGCAGCGTTATAATTATGATGATAGAACTGAGCTCAGGGGCGACCTTGCGAAAAGTCAATGCTCCATATTGATCAACAACACCAGAAAGAGTGATGAGGGTACTTACTGCTTCATCGTGGAAATCCCCGGGGGCTTGCAAAGTAGTACATATAGCACTGGTGGTTCTCAAGCCCTTCTTTCAATTTCTGGtgagtttttctttccttatatTTTTGTTCAGTGAGAAGCAACCTATGTGCAAACTGGACCCATTTTGTGGTGTGCCCGGCCGAAATCAAAGGGAGGTAGGGATGAGAGACACAGTGGTTCATATCCTAAACACAGAAATGTACAGAAATTACAGCAGTGaaccaggccgttcggcccaaccaatCCCTGTTGCTCTTTAACTTCACTTGAGCAACACTCCTAATTCCATGTTCCTGGCCTGTTCCCAACTCCTTTTATTCCCATTTCACTTCAACCATCTTTTCTTTAAATTTCAAATGAGGGTAGATTTTCAGCTTGTTCACTGAACGTAaaactggattttttttgtcGTCCCCGTAAGAAGGAAATCAACAGATCTTCATGACCATTGAAATAAAAGGAAATGAAAATCTGGCGGTTGCTGCAATGGACGCCTGGTCTGGAACGCCAGTTTCCATTCGGGCGCCCAACTTGAAAATCTATCCCAGTTTGTTTCTATTCTCCTGTCCCTTTGCTTCATaagtttaaatacctctatcaaagatTTATTGACATTGAATTGTATCTGCCTCTTATTTCAACATTCTCCATTATTCCCTTGCAACTCCGTTTAGTTCTTGGAGTTACTTACTGTGTTGAACGTTCAACTTTGGCCTGAGTGTTAAAATGCCGGCATCGGATGACCCTCTAATTAAACACCCATATTCCTTTCCGTGGAATCCAATGGAAAATAACATCGGGTGGAATGTGTTATCCGCGGAGAATCCGATTCTACCCCTTATTCTTCATTTTCAAACATTAAAGTTACATCCTGGATCTGCTATCAATTAACCTCACGAAATTTGGACATCACTCCCTCTATCGCTAAAACCAAATTATCGATGGTCTGTCCATTTCTTGAGCGTCATCTTTCTCGTTTAAGTTCATTTGCAACAGAATCTGCGTTCCCTCTGACCTGCATTAGTCACCATCAGAATTGTTGGTTATATTTAAAGATCTAACGTTGATTTTGCGTTTAGCTGCAAGGCTGTTTCATTGGACTTTCGGTTTCCGATCCATAGTATGAATAACATGGGCGATTCAACGACAGGTGGTTAATTAAGTGAGGCCATATATTGCCGGCTGAGGCATTAAACTACCTTATAAGTTCAAGGAGTAATTCAGGATAGCGAACTTACCAGCAACACATAACAGAAAAAGCAGAAGAAAATGTGATTTTTAAATTCTTTGTCAGATTTAGTTGGAAGTGCTGCTTCAGGCCACTCGCTCGTTTTAAGATTGAAATGATCGTCATACGCCCGTTTGCTCCTTTCCTTGCAGACAGGCCAGAAATTTCAGTTGATGGGGAATTGACTTCTGGAAAAATAGCTCGACTGACCTGTTCGATCATCCACAGCTGCCCATATGACAAACTGCAACTGAGGTGGATTGATTACAATGGGTCCCTTCCTCTTCCATGGGATACTGAAGATGGGGAAGAAATTGTCAATGAACCCTCCGGTTCTTGGAGAGTATCATCGGTGCTCATCTTCACTCCATCATCTGCTCATGACGGGAAAAAACTAGGATGCACAATTGTACTTAATGGGTCGCCAAGTTATTCTCCACAAACTCGTACCTTGGAGATTAAATGTAAGTCTCTGCTCTGAAGTAAATAGACGGAACCTGTGGTCCAACGGGTTGAAAAGCTGTCCTTCCACCGATAGCAATTTATTAAAGGTTTAGGACCGCATCAAAAAAATACACCGAGAAACCTCCGTCTATGCCGTGAGAGCTCAAGTCGATAATCAATTAATCTAAATGGCACTCAGCCAATCCTTTAGAGTGAGAATATTTTTTTGGAAGATTAGTCTTGTTAATTCTTATCCTAATCTGATCTTGTGAGTTTAGTCGGTCATAAAGGGATACAAAAAAGGCTATGGCGAGTCAGGGTCTGTAGCTGGTCTCTGCTTTGATCCCAGAGCTCAGCTATGGTTGGGCCTAAGAATTTGGCCAGAATGGGTTCCCAGTGTCAGCGTACTAAGGTGCCACCAAGGAGACAAAAGAAGAGACAGAACATTTTCCAAGAAAATCATTTTTAGTGTAAGATTTAAACTTCACGAGATTCAGACACGATCTCTTACCCAGTATAGTGATTTTATTAGGGAGTAATCATGCTTACTCAATATTCACGTTTTGCAATACTGCTTGTTTCAGATGGACTGGAAAATCCAACCGTCAATTCCTCTATAGTAGCGGTGGATGGCAGCTCATTATTATTGTACTGCACGGCATGGGGAAAACCAGCGGTCAGTTTAAGATGGGTGAAAAATGGAGAAGAGATCAGCACATCTTCCACCAGTGAACTAACAAAGACATTCCAAAATATTAATTCTGAAGATGATGGTGAATATTGGTGTGTGGCTAAAAATAGCCTAGGCACCGCGAACAGCTCCACACGGATTTCTGTAGAATGTAAGCGTGCATGCATTTGTCATTTAGATAGCAGTGTTTCAATTCAGGAACCGTCGACTAGAACCTAAGTTACTCTTTCCTGCTTGAGGTGAAAGCGTCAATGTGAAATGAGCTTGGGATAGTTACACCCATTCCTCACTTTAATGAGCAGAAATTTGCGAAAACATAACTAATAAAACGGTGCTAACCCAAGATCTGTCACGTGTATTAATGTTGAGTTAAAAATGTAATATTCAGAAACACGGTCCTTTGAATTGTCGCCCTGTTAGCTGAACATCAATAGAACGAACGCATCACAAAGCAAGGTGTCAGAAAAAATATACCTGGTGAAGAATTTGAAATTAATTGACCCTTTAGAACACTGACAGGTGAGACGCGTTGGTGGGTATGTTGTACAGAATTACCAGTCTGAGATTGCTCCCTCTGAGGAATCCCCCACAACATCTGTCAGGAGTAGTATGTATGGACTGAACATTCATTGGATCCAAAATGAAGTTGTAATAAAGTGCAAACTTGTTTTCAGTGAAAACATAATAAGCGACAAACCTGGTGTGGCATCGGCTGCTTCTTATTGAAATACAATCTGCCAGAACCTGTATGGTTAGTTTAATAACTGAAATAATTGTATTCAGACAGTGCAACTGTTTGACATAATTATTTCACACTGaagtctctgttttttttctgtagATAAACCCACAATAGTATCAGGCCCGACCTGCACCAGCTCTGAGAACTGGACTGATTGTAACTGTAGTGTCAGAGCCAATCCACCAGCAAACATTACATGGGGCCTCAATGGGAGAATCATCACTGGGAACAGATCAGATGTGAAAGTCAACTCTTGGTCGATGAAGAGTTATCTGGTGCAGAGCTCACTGACACTGACTCACCCAACTGGAACTGGAACTGGAATTCAAATCTCATGCGTTGCCGCAAACGTGCACGGTGATTGTGTCAGTAAATACCAGCCCCCTTCTGAGGGTAAATGTTCAATCTATCTGTCATTTGATTGCTGTAAAGGAGTTGGTGCATCACTGGCCAGTCGCTCACTGAAGGCTTTCAGCGTCAGCAAACACCAGCTCCATTCGGCAGCTTAATATTGAGTCCATGTCAAATTACGTAACGAGGTCTTTTCAGCAGTGGCCAATCACCAATTGAAGGCTAAGGTCGGCATtatccattttaaaattcagtcTTCTGAAATTTGCCGCGTTTAAATTTGGCAAGATTAGGTGAAGCTTTCTGTACAGTACAAATAGTCGGTGATCTTGAAAAAACAACTTCTTCTGAATTAAGATCAAACCTTTGTAAATTACGGTTTCCTCTCACCATCGGATATCAAACTGCAACGTACCCTTTTGTGTATACAAGCTCATTTCAATCTTGTTCAGACTCATCTGCGCATAGAAGGCCAGTATTTCATAATCTATGAGAAATTGAATCATCTGCATAGATTATTGCTCTTTCAGCTGCATCTCGTGATGTTGGCTGAATTATATTCTGATTAAATTATGCCCATTGTTTCTTCCGAGTGTGGGACATACTGAAGGATTTGTCAAGTGCACTCATTTTTTCAAATGTGATTTGTACGCTACAGATACGAAATCAATCTTAAATTATTGATTACATACTTATACCAGGACGCCACGCAGGAACAAATTGTTTCTACGCAAGGATccgcaggatgggccgaatataATCCCTGATTTTCCATTAACTGTATGATCCGAACATGATGGAAGCTTTCATCCTCATACTCATGAATGTTTTTCCAGGATTGGTGTTTTAATCCCAATATAATAATGTATATCCATTTTCCAACATTTTAGAAATATTCTCCTGGACAAATATCTTCATAATAGGAGGAGGAGCCGCTGGCCTTGTTATTCTAATTGCAGTCGTGGTCACGGTGAGGAGACAAAGGTATGAGTGTTTCTTAATTGCATAAACTGGAGGTTTATTCAGACAAGTATAAAGTGGACCTTGCATCAGAAAGACTATGTAACAGAAACTCGTTTAATAACCACCCACTAAGAACAGTGAGTCTGAATTggagcagtgtggggaggggcaaTCTTCCCCTGAACAGTATCTCATCTCCCAGCACCAACCACAGAGTAATATTAGTGGATGCTTGAATCCGGCTCCGTGTACATTCATCCTGTTACATTATTGGAGCTTTGTTTCCTTATGTTTAACTTGGTAATTTTTGGACTTCAGTCTCTCGTTCTGCTCGCGTGGCTGATCCCTCGAGCACTATATCGCAGGGAGTGCTTTAACCTCCCCTGAAATCTGGGTAAAGTTTGTCGCATGCTCAAGGAGTGGACATCGAATCGCGGTCTGTTTGTTTCAGCCGCTACGGTTATTGGGCACTCCCGCGCGAGCCTCCTCGTCATGGGAACGTCTCAGAATAACTTTGTACTCGAATTTTACTTAGGTTTTACTGATGAAGCAAAAATACATTACTTGTATATTATACTATTTGTTTGAAATTGTATAATTACACCAGTTGTTAAGTTTGTTTGGCTCCAGGAGtggaaaattaaatttaaattagggTGTAATTGATGTACAAAAGTATGATATCAGAAATTCATTATGTAGCGGTACTCATCTTATCCTTaccaattaattaaactatttggCCTGGCTAGTTTTCGTTGAAAGCCCCAGAAAAACTCACTGCTTTAAAATGGACAGATTGATATTTACCTTCAGAAAGGTTACCGGCTCCAATATTCAAATAAGAATCTATTCGGTTCACCATGAGTTGCCAATCAAAGTTATCCTTCAATAAATCACACAGAATGTTTATATGTGAAGTGAATGACGGGGTT
Coding sequences within:
- the LOC137306162 gene encoding sialic acid-binding Ig-like lectin 13 isoform X2, with the translated sequence MRSCVFLSLMTLTEVVCNIQWSVVIPKRVSAVLDSCALIPCTFGQPVHNARPKGRWIKTGSGHCNPGDSVVYSSRDPHGQRYNYDDRTELRGDLAKSQCSILINNTRKSDEGTYCFIVEIPGGLQSSTYSTGGSQALLSISDRPEISVDGELTSGKIARLTCSIIHSCPYDKLQLRWIDYNGSLPLPWDTEDGEEIVNEPSGSWRVSSVLIFTPSSAHDGKKLGCTIVLNGSPSYSPQTRTLEIKYGLENPTVNSSIVAVDGSSLLLYCTAWGKPAVSLRWVKNGEEISTSSTSELTKTFQNINSEDDGEYWCVAKNSLGTANSSTRISVEYKPTIVSGPTCTSSENWTDCNCSVRANPPANITWGLNGRIITGNRSDVKVNSWSMKSYLVQSSLTLTHPTGTGTGIQISCVAANVHGDCVSKYQPPSEEIFSWTNIFIIGGGAAGLVILIAVVVTVRRQRKKLGEAAYVSETEDDSVIYAVVQKTLNAENGVRITAPGLGITKSTKPDQNEGVLYTSINISNFRKQERPIQNEDTCEYAKIKHC
- the LOC137306162 gene encoding sialic acid-binding Ig-like lectin 13 isoform X1 encodes the protein MRSCVFLSLMTLTEVVCNIQWSVVIPKRVSAVLDSCALIPCTFGQPVHNARPKGRWIKTGSGHCNPGDSVVYSSRDPHGQRYNYDDRTELRGDLAKSQCSILINNTRKSDEGTYCFIVEIPGGLQSSTYSTGGSQALLSISDRPEISVDGELTSGKIARLTCSIIHSCPYDKLQLRWIDYNGSLPLPWDTEDGEEIVNEPSGSWRVSSVLIFTPSSAHDGKKLGCTIVLNGSPSYSPQTRTLEIKYGLENPTVNSSIVAVDGSSLLLYCTAWGKPAVSLRWVKNGEEISTSSTSELTKTFQNINSEDDGEYWCVAKNSLGTANSSTRISVEYKPTIVSGPTCTSSENWTDCNCSVRANPPANITWGLNGRIITGNRSDVKVNSWSMKSYLVQSSLTLTHPTGTGTGIQISCVAANVHGDCVSKYQPPSEEIFSWTNIFIIGGGAAGLVILIAVVVTVRRQRLFRKKLGEAAYVSETEDDSVIYAVVQKTLNAENGVRITAPGLGITKSTKPDQNEGVLYTSINISNFRKQERPIQNEDTCEYAKIKHC
- the LOC137306162 gene encoding myelin-associated glycoprotein-like isoform X3, which translates into the protein MRSCVFLSLMTLTEVVCNIQWSVVIPKRVSAVLDSCALIPCTFGQPVHNARPKGRWIKTGSGHCNPGDSVVYSSRDPHGQRYNYDDRTELRGDLAKSQCSILINNTRKSDEGTYCFIVEIPGGLQSSTYSTGGSQALLSISDRPEISVDGELTSGKIARLTCSIIHSCPYDKLQLRWIDYNGSLPLPWDTEDGEEIVNEPSGSWRVSSVLIFTPSSAHDGKKLGCTIVLNGSPSYSPQTRTLEIKYGLENPTVNSSIVAVDGSSLLLYCTAWGKPAVSLRWVKNGEEISTSSTSELTKTFQNINSEDDGEYWCVAKNSLGTANSSTRISVEYKPTIVSGPTCTSSENWTDCNCSVRANPPANITWGLNGRIITGNRSDVKVNSWSMKSYLVQSSLTLTHPTGTGTGIQISCVAANVHGDCVSKYQPPSEEIFSWTNIFIIGGGAAGLVILIAVVVTVRRQRNGR